The sequence GCGAGGACGCGGCCGTCCACCTGCGCCTCCACCGGGAAGACGGCGCGGTCCACCTCGAGCCGCGCGTTCTCCGAGACTTCGTACACGGTGACCCGTGCGAAGATGAACCACGCGAGCCACCCGAAGGTGAACAGCGCCAGGATGATGAGCACCCGGCCCGGACGGCGGAAGCCATCCTCACGCAGCGCGCGCAGCGAGTGGGAGAAGTCCGCGGACACGTCACACCTCCCGGCCGAGCAGGGACATCAGCCCGTCAGCCAGGCCTCCGGGCCAGCCGATGTAGTCATGGCCACCGTTGAGCTCGCGATACGTGACGTCGTAGCCCCGGGCCTTGAGCACATCGCGCAGGTGGCGGTTGGCGACGAGCTGGCTCGGGCTGTTGCCCGGCGAGGGGCCGCGCTCCAGCAGTCCGACGTTGAGATAGAAGCGGACGTCCTTCCGGGGCATGGCGGCGAAGCGGGCGGTGAGCCACTCGTGCTCCTCCGCGTCCTCCGGCGCCCACCAGAACGAGCCGGACTGCGACAGCACGTTGCCGAAGACCTCCGGGTGGCGCAGGCCGGCGAACGCCGCCGCGAGCCCTCCGTAGCTCCAGCCGCCCAGCACCGTCCGCTCGGGCCGGGTGGACAGGCGCAGCTCGCCGCGCACGCGCGGCAGCAACTCCGTGGCCAGCTCGTCCACGAAGCCGTCATTGCACGTCAATTCATCTTCGCGGGCCGGGTGGTGCAGCAGCAGGCAGACCAGCGGAGGGACGCGCCCGTCGGCGACGAGGTTGTCGAGCACGTCCATCACCCCGAGCTCCAGGTGGCCCTCGCCGTCGCAGAGCACCAGCAGCGCCGCGTCGTCCGGCGTGGCCTCACCCAGGGGGCGGTACAGCCAGAAGGTGCGCTCACGGCCGGAGCCGGCGTGGCGGAACAGGCCCTGCTCCAGCCGGCCCTCCGGGACGTCCGGGCGCCGCGCCGTCCAGTGACAGCCCGGCGCGTCCGGCAGCTCGATGACGGACATGGGCGGCAGCGCGGGATTGGGGGAGAAGTGGCGCGGGTTGAGCGCGTCGGTGCGCCAGGCCTTCATCCGCTCCTGGACGTACGCCGCTTCCTCCTCGGGCCCCATTTCATGCAGGGGCCGGAGCGGCTCGTCGGGGGAGAAGCAGTACGTCGTGTGCAAGTCACTCCGCACCTTCCACGTGCGGTGCCACAGGTCCGTTCCGGGCACGCGCTCCAGTTGGTTGGAGTCCGGGTTCCAGATGCACTCCAGCCCCGGCACCACCACCACGTTGCGCACCGGCCGCTCGGCCCGCCAGACGAGGGTGAGGAGGACGTGCTCCCGGTCCCCCTCCACCTCCTCCAGCAGCGGCGTGCCCTCGCGGGTGAGGCGGTGCCAGAAGGACTCAACGGCAGCGGTGTCGCCCGCCTCGACGCGACATTGAAGCTCGCGGATGCGCGGACTGATGGCATGACAGCTCATGGTGAATCCCCCCTGGGTGAAGCTGAAGCTTGAAGCTCGACGCCTGAAGCTCAGGCGAACGCCGTCTGCGGATTCGCCCTGGCGCGGCCCACCTCCTCCAGCGTCAGCTCGTTGAGCTGGATGATTCGGGTGGGGGCGAGGTCCCGGATGAAGTCCCCGTCGCGGGTGGCCAGGGCGTCGTCGATGAGCCGGGCCGTGTAGCCCACGTGCCGCGACTCGTCCCACATCAGCCTGTCCAGCATCCGGGTGAGTCGCTCCCGCGCATCCGCCGGGCAGTACGTCATCAGCACCGGGCGGGCGATGAGCTGGTTCACCAGCGTGCGTATCTCCGCGACGTTCATCTGGAGCAGGTTGTCCAGGATGTCCTGGCCGGTGTACGGCACCAGCCGCTCGGGCTTGTCTCCGAAGCGGTAGATGGGGGCGAGCGTCTTGAACTCGGCCCGGAGCGCTTCCGTCACGGTGCCAGGGAAGATGCGCTCCACCATGCTCTGATACATCCGCGAGTGCCGGGCCTCGTCCATCGCGTGCTGCTGGATGAGCGCCGAGACGGCGTCATCGGGCGTCTTGCCGGCCAGGTACCAGAGCTTCCCCGAGCCCCAGCCTTCCGTGGACGCATTGCCCACGATGATGTTGGCGAACCACTCGCGGTTGCGCGCCATCTCCCGGAACTGGTCGCCGTACCAGGCGGCGCTGAAGGGGGGAGGATGTGCCTCGAAGGTGTTCCTGAGGCATTCGCCATAACGCTCCAGCGACCCGACATCGTGCTGCCGGAGCGACTCCAGGGTGATTTCAGCAACGACGTTCATCGACACATCCTCCCTGTCTGCGTTTCACGGGTTCGGGTTACAGGTGCTCAGGCGCGAACGGGGCGTTGCGCGCGAAGTAGATGCAGTCGAACCCCGAGGCGACGCCCGCGCGGACGGCCGTCTTGATGTTGAGCTTGCCGCTCGACGACTGGCGCGACTCCTCGATGGATTTCAGCTGGGTGTCCTTCAGCTCGAAGGAGATCTGCGGCTCGTTCTGGTTCAGCATGGGTGCGGCTCCTGTGGTGTCTGGGTTGAGTGGGGGGCCGCGGTGACCGGGATTGGTCTTCCGCGTCCCTCAAACCCATGGAGCCCGCGAGAGGGAGCGTGTGATGCGCGAACGTGCGCGTCTCGCGCTTCTGTGCCGCGGCCCCACGTGCCCGGCCGGACGCTCTGCCTCCGGCGAACTGCTCACCGCTCAACAGTGGATAGCCCCGGGAGAGTCGTAATACTTTGAAATAAAACAAATCCTGAAATTAACGATTCGACCGGAACACACGCTGGGTTCGAGTGGAGGCGCGCTCCAGGTCTGGGGCGCGGACAACCCGTATCCACCGGACTCCCAGGGGGGAGCGTATGCGTCATGTGACGATGTGGGCCGCCTGTCTCGTGTTGTGTCTCAGCGCCGCCGTGGGGTGGGCCTTCCAGCCCTCCCAGCAGAGCACGCTGGCGAGTCAGGCCTTCTTCAAGCCCGAGCTGTACCTGCCCGTCTCGAACATGCCGTTGGAAGAGGCCCGCTCGAAGCTGAAGGGCGTGGGGCCGAGCGCGTGGGATGACTTCTTCAAGCGCAACGGCCGTGACTTCCACGTGTACCTGGACCCGCTGACGGGGATGCCGTCCGCCATCCAGGGCTCCATTCCGCTCATCCCCGGCACGGGCGTGGGCAACGAGGTCAGCCTCACCCGCGTGCAGCAGCAGCTCGGCCGCTCCGTGGGGAAGGTGGACGAGGCCGCCGTCGCGGACCTGCTCTTCAAGTTCATCAGCGACAACCAGGCCGCGCTCGGCGTGGACATGCTCCAGCTCGGTGAGCCGCGCGTGACGCAGGTCACGGACGTGCTGTGGCAGGTGCTGATTCCCCAGCAGGTGGACGGCATTCCCGTCCGGCACGGCCGCCTCGTGGCCACCATCAACCACGGCAACCTCGTGCTGCTGGGCACCGAGGCGTGGAGCAACGTCACCGCGTCCACGCGCCCCACGCTGGACGGGCCGCAGGCGCTCATGGCGGGCGGCGAGCGCTTCGGATTGCTGGAGTCTCCCTCGCAACTCTGGATGCAGCCCACGCTGGAGCTCGCGCCGCTGGCCGAGGCCAACGCGAAGGGCTTCGGTGAGGGCTACCACCACCAGCTCGTGTGGACGTACGGCTTCCAGAATCCGGGGGAGCAGGAGCGCTGGAAGGTGACGGTGGACGCCAACACCGGCGAGGTGCTGGCGCTGGAGGACGACAACCACTACCTGGACGCCACCATCAAGGGCGGCATCTACCCGCTGACGAGCACGGAAATCTGCACCGCGAACGAGGCGTGCGGCACCATGCAGGTGGACACGCCCATGCCCTGGGCGAACACGGGGCTTGCGTCTCCGAACAACTTCACGGACGGCGCGGGCGTCTTCCCGTACACCTCCGGCACCGTCAGCACCACGCTGGCCGGCAAGTACGTGCGCATCAGCGACACCTGCGGCGCCGTCAGCTTCAGCTCCACCACCGGCAACGTGCAGATGGGCGGCACCAACGGCCAGCACGACTGCACCACCGCGGGCGGTGGGGCGGGCAACACGCCGGCCTCGCGCTCGGCCTTCTACGAAGTCAATCGCATCGCTGAACTGGCGCGCGGCTGGCTCCCCAACAACACGTGGCTGAAGGGGCAGATTACGGCCAACGTCAACATCAACAGCACCTGCAACGCCTTCTGGAATGGCTCCACCATCAACTTCTACCGGAGCGGCGGCGGGTGCCGGAACACGGGTGAGATTGCCGCCGTGTTCGACCACGAGTGGGGCCACGGCATGGATGACTTCGACTCCGGCGGCGCCCTCAGCAACTCCAGCGAGGGCTACGCGGACATCGCGTCCATCTACCGCCTGCAGGCCTCGTGCGTGGGCTACGGCTTCTTCCAGACCAGTGACAGGGGCTGCGGCAAGACGCCGGACGGCACGGGCTACAACCAGAACGAGGCGCAGGTGGGCGCGGCCTGGTGCAACAGCAAGTGCTCGGGTGTGCGCGACGCGGACTACCTGGCGCACGCCAACCAGACGCCGGCCACGCCGCAGAACTTCGTGTGCCCCAAGTGCAGCTCCAGCACGGGCCCCTGCGGCCGTCAGGTGCACTGCGCCGCCGCGCCCGCTCGCCAGGCCGCGTGGGACCTCGTCGCTCGTGACCTACAGGCCGCGCCGTTCAACTACGACTCCAACACCGCCTTCATCCTGGGCAACAAGCTCTTCTACCAGGGCAGCGGCAACATCGGCGCGTGGCACGCGTGCAACTGCACCGCGGGCACGTCGGACGGCTGCGGCGCGAGCCACGGCTACATGCAGTGGCTGGCCGCGGATGACGACAACGGCAACCTGAACGATGGCACGCCGCACATGACGGCCATCTACGCGGCCTTCAACCGCCACGGCATCGCCTGCTCCACGCCCGCGCCCGCCAACTCGGGCTGCGCGAGCGGCCCGTCCACCGCGCCCACCGCCACGGCCACGGGCAGCGACGGCCAGGTGGCGCTGAGCTGGAACGCGGTGCCCAGCGCCAGCGAGTACTGGGTGATGAAGACGGAAGGCTACGCCGGCTGCGACTTCGGCAAGGCGAAGGTGGCCACCGTCACCGGCACCAGCTACACGGACACCGAGGTCGCCAACGACAGGCGCTACTGCTACTCGGTGGTGCCCGCCAGCACCAGCGCGTGCTTCGGCCGCGCCGCCGCCTGCGTCTGCGCGACGCCGGGAGGGCCCTGCACGCCGCCGGGCGTGGCCACGCTCACGTCGCCCGCCGACACGGCGGCGGACGTGGCGATTTCGCCGGTGCTCGACTGGGCCGACGTGACGGGGGCTACTTCGTACGAGGTGCAGGTGGCCACGGACTCCACCTTCGCCACCGTGGTGCGCTCGGCCTCGGCGCTCTCGGCCAGCACGTGGACTGTCTCGCCCGCGCTCGCCAACGGCACGCGGTACTACTGGCGCGTCCGCGCGGTGAACAACTGCGCCAACGGCGCGTACAGCACCGCGTTCAGCTTCAACACCACGGACACGTCGTGCCAGCCGCCGGGGGCGCCCGCGCTGGCGAGCCCCGCGGACGCGGCGACGGGCGTCTCGCTCTCACCGGTGCTCGACTGGAGTGACGTGACCGGCGCTACCTCCTACGAGGTGCAGGTGGCCACCGACAGCGGCTTCACCAGCGTGGCGCGCTCGGGCTCGGGCCTGGGCACCAGCGCGTGGACGGTGTCTCCGGCGCTCGCCGCCAACACGCAGTACTTCTGGCGGGCGCGCGCGGTGAACAGCTGCGGCGCGGGCAGCTACAGCGGTGCGTTCCGCTTCACCACCCAGACGGGCGGCGGCACCTGCACGGCGACGGTGGCTTCGTATGACGCCTCGCTCGGGACGGTGGCCTGCGGCACCGGGTGCGGATGCGACACGGGCACGCTGGTCACCAGCCGCGGCAGCCAGTTCCCCACCGCCGAGCCCAACACGCCCAACGCGCTGGATGGCTGCCCGGATGGGCCGTTCGGCTTCTACCACTTCGACGAGAGCATCGACCGCGTGGTGCTGAAGAGCGTGGACGGCGGCCCGATTACTCCGGGCAAGCAGGTGAAGGTGGACGTGACGGTGTGGTGCTACGACGCGACGGACCGGCTGAACCTCTACTACACGAACTCGCCAGGCTTCCCGCTGTGGACGTCCCTCGTCACGGGCCTGACGTGCACGGGCAGTGGTGCGAAGACGTTCAGCCACACCTTCACGGTGGGCAGCGGCGCCGGTCAGCACGCCATCCGCGCGCAGTTCGTGGAGGCCAGCAGCCCGGCGTCGAGCTGTACCTTCGGCCTCTACGACGACAACGATGACGTCGTCTTCGGCGTGGCGGCAGCCGTCGCGTCGGGACAGCCGACGAAGCCGGCCACGCAGGGACGGGCACGGGCGGCCCGGTAGCGTTCTGGGGCGACAGCCATCATGAGGAGCTCCCCTGAAGGATGAAGCCGGCCTTCAGGGGGGCCTTCCTCACGCCTGCGGGAAGCAGGCTGTGGCGCACAACAACTCACGCGAGGCCTGCGCTCGCGGCTGGCCACCGGCAACCTTGGCCACCGCCATGGCATCGCCTGCGCCCTCGCAGCGCTCCTTCCCTACGGCTGCGAAGCTCGCCCCGCATCGCGGCATGGCGGTCAAGGTGCTGCGCGACCGCCGAGCTCCGGGAAGCGCGCATAGGTCCGTATGAGCGCAGCCAGGTGGTCGGGTTTGTCCAAATCGAGCGGCGCGTCCGTGAGCTGCACGACCCAGCC comes from Pyxidicoccus parkwaysis and encodes:
- the fes gene encoding enterochelin esterase — translated: MSCHAISPRIRELQCRVEAGDTAAVESFWHRLTREGTPLLEEVEGDREHVLLTLVWRAERPVRNVVVVPGLECIWNPDSNQLERVPGTDLWHRTWKVRSDLHTTYCFSPDEPLRPLHEMGPEEEAAYVQERMKAWRTDALNPRHFSPNPALPPMSVIELPDAPGCHWTARRPDVPEGRLEQGLFRHAGSGRERTFWLYRPLGEATPDDAALLVLCDGEGHLELGVMDVLDNLVADGRVPPLVCLLLHHPAREDELTCNDGFVDELATELLPRVRGELRLSTRPERTVLGGWSYGGLAAAFAGLRHPEVFGNVLSQSGSFWWAPEDAEEHEWLTARFAAMPRKDVRFYLNVGLLERGPSPGNSPSQLVANRHLRDVLKARGYDVTYRELNGGHDYIGWPGGLADGLMSLLGREV
- a CDS encoding ferritin-like domain-containing protein, with protein sequence MNVVAEITLESLRQHDVGSLERYGECLRNTFEAHPPPFSAAWYGDQFREMARNREWFANIIVGNASTEGWGSGKLWYLAGKTPDDAVSALIQQHAMDEARHSRMYQSMVERIFPGTVTEALRAEFKTLAPIYRFGDKPERLVPYTGQDILDNLLQMNVAEIRTLVNQLIARPVLMTYCPADARERLTRMLDRLMWDESRHVGYTARLIDDALATRDGDFIRDLAPTRIIQLNELTLEEVGRARANPQTAFA
- a CDS encoding endopeptidase; this translates as MRHVTMWAACLVLCLSAAVGWAFQPSQQSTLASQAFFKPELYLPVSNMPLEEARSKLKGVGPSAWDDFFKRNGRDFHVYLDPLTGMPSAIQGSIPLIPGTGVGNEVSLTRVQQQLGRSVGKVDEAAVADLLFKFISDNQAALGVDMLQLGEPRVTQVTDVLWQVLIPQQVDGIPVRHGRLVATINHGNLVLLGTEAWSNVTASTRPTLDGPQALMAGGERFGLLESPSQLWMQPTLELAPLAEANAKGFGEGYHHQLVWTYGFQNPGEQERWKVTVDANTGEVLALEDDNHYLDATIKGGIYPLTSTEICTANEACGTMQVDTPMPWANTGLASPNNFTDGAGVFPYTSGTVSTTLAGKYVRISDTCGAVSFSSTTGNVQMGGTNGQHDCTTAGGGAGNTPASRSAFYEVNRIAELARGWLPNNTWLKGQITANVNINSTCNAFWNGSTINFYRSGGGCRNTGEIAAVFDHEWGHGMDDFDSGGALSNSSEGYADIASIYRLQASCVGYGFFQTSDRGCGKTPDGTGYNQNEAQVGAAWCNSKCSGVRDADYLAHANQTPATPQNFVCPKCSSSTGPCGRQVHCAAAPARQAAWDLVARDLQAAPFNYDSNTAFILGNKLFYQGSGNIGAWHACNCTAGTSDGCGASHGYMQWLAADDDNGNLNDGTPHMTAIYAAFNRHGIACSTPAPANSGCASGPSTAPTATATGSDGQVALSWNAVPSASEYWVMKTEGYAGCDFGKAKVATVTGTSYTDTEVANDRRYCYSVVPASTSACFGRAAACVCATPGGPCTPPGVATLTSPADTAADVAISPVLDWADVTGATSYEVQVATDSTFATVVRSASALSASTWTVSPALANGTRYYWRVRAVNNCANGAYSTAFSFNTTDTSCQPPGAPALASPADAATGVSLSPVLDWSDVTGATSYEVQVATDSGFTSVARSGSGLGTSAWTVSPALAANTQYFWRARAVNSCGAGSYSGAFRFTTQTGGGTCTATVASYDASLGTVACGTGCGCDTGTLVTSRGSQFPTAEPNTPNALDGCPDGPFGFYHFDESIDRVVLKSVDGGPITPGKQVKVDVTVWCYDATDRLNLYYTNSPGFPLWTSLVTGLTCTGSGAKTFSHTFTVGSGAGQHAIRAQFVEASSPASSCTFGLYDDNDDVVFGVAAAVASGQPTKPATQGRARAAR